A DNA window from Bacteroides cellulosilyticus contains the following coding sequences:
- a CDS encoding DUF4434 domain-containing protein, whose protein sequence is MKQNFRAILLSLLAMSISLPAITACAGNGTSGKPVTEKADKPATGVKPITGTWINLAYKDVRNKYTNPQNFDNTDPKLWEAKVRELSTMGIEYLVFMEVANEGKAYYPSKMMPWLYDKGMKSPVDAILDEAAKHKMKVFMSTGWAKDQDDNLLDPAIRERQLQIMEELTSLYKNHKAFYGWYLPVEDCLCPIFAEHAVQSVNTLVEKARTLTPGKKTLISPYGIGLSEFDNPDYEKQMAKLKVDIIAYQDEVGCVRDKFTLPRLKKNWQRMRDIHNRLNIEMWANCETFTWEEGTNDRQSALIPAAYSRLLSQQAAASAAGVDRIISFMFGGIIEDPESPYQLGQPVWSNDVCNKYMAWKNGDVYWKMFEATLLEKLVNAATPEMVSEAGMQPLLDGKVAEESSEDHRWVKFEQGHHEIVVDLQKKTPVKSVMVRTLNYNPEGINTPLKVYVYASEDGKNYSLASVKDAPYFPNNKYDAWIDGILFDKLNENARYLKVAFDAPQKVYMDEFFINPAIK, encoded by the coding sequence ATGAAACAGAATTTTCGAGCGATATTATTGAGTTTGTTGGCAATGTCGATTTCATTACCGGCAATAACCGCATGCGCCGGCAATGGCACTTCCGGTAAGCCGGTAACGGAAAAAGCCGATAAACCGGCAACGGGGGTAAAACCCATAACCGGTACATGGATAAATCTGGCCTATAAGGATGTACGCAATAAATATACGAATCCTCAGAACTTTGATAATACAGATCCGAAGTTGTGGGAAGCCAAGGTGCGTGAACTATCGACTATGGGCATTGAATACCTGGTTTTCATGGAAGTGGCTAATGAGGGTAAGGCTTACTATCCTTCTAAAATGATGCCCTGGTTATACGATAAGGGTATGAAAAGCCCGGTAGATGCTATTCTTGACGAAGCGGCTAAACACAAAATGAAGGTGTTTATGAGCACTGGCTGGGCGAAAGACCAGGATGATAATCTGCTCGACCCGGCAATCAGGGAGCGTCAGCTTCAGATTATGGAAGAGTTGACATCCCTTTATAAAAACCACAAAGCTTTCTATGGCTGGTATTTACCGGTAGAAGACTGCCTTTGCCCTATTTTTGCCGAACATGCCGTACAATCAGTCAATACACTGGTTGAGAAAGCCAGAACTCTGACTCCCGGCAAAAAAACTCTGATCTCTCCCTATGGCATTGGCTTGTCGGAATTTGATAATCCGGATTATGAAAAGCAGATGGCAAAACTGAAGGTCGATATCATTGCTTATCAGGATGAAGTAGGGTGTGTACGCGATAAATTCACCCTTCCACGTTTGAAGAAGAACTGGCAAAGAATGCGCGATATTCACAATCGTCTGAATATTGAGATGTGGGCTAACTGCGAAACATTTACATGGGAAGAAGGCACGAACGACCGTCAGTCAGCGTTAATTCCGGCAGCCTATTCCCGTCTGCTCTCTCAACAGGCGGCTGCGTCGGCGGCAGGAGTAGACCGTATCATTTCCTTCATGTTTGGCGGTATCATTGAAGATCCGGAATCTCCTTATCAACTGGGCCAACCGGTGTGGTCCAATGATGTATGCAATAAATATATGGCATGGAAAAACGGTGATGTCTACTGGAAAATGTTTGAAGCTACTTTGCTTGAGAAACTGGTGAATGCGGCTACTCCTGAAATGGTGAGTGAGGCCGGTATGCAACCCCTGCTGGATGGTAAGGTGGCTGAAGAAAGCAGTGAAGACCACCGATGGGTGAAGTTTGAGCAGGGACATCATGAAATAGTGGTGGATTTGCAAAAGAAAACTCCGGTTAAGAGTGTCATGGTTCGTACACTGAATTATAATCCGGAGGGGATTAACACTCCGCTAAAGGTTTATGTCTATGCTTCAGAAGATGGGAAAAACTATAGTCTGGCCTCCGTCAAAGATGCTCCTTACTTCCCTAATAACAAGTATGACGCCTGGATTGACGGGATACTGTTTGATAAGTTGAATGAGAATGCACGCTATCTGAAGGTTGCTTTTGATGCGCCTCAGAAAGTGTATATGGATGAATTCTTTATTAATCCTGCAATAAAATAG
- a CDS encoding ADP-ribosylglycohydrolase family protein produces MKNITFIVYIFVVVVLCAGCGSAPSQTAVPSEVTMTKEVLADKIKGGWAAKTIGCTYGGPVEFLHNGTMIQDYTPIKWSEDRVKFYFDTFPGLYDDLYVDIIFVNVFERLGLDAPADSFAISFANAGFPLWHANQVAKYNIKQGIMPPMSGHWLNNPHADDIDYQIEADFAGLMTPGMPNTASEISDRVGHIFTYGDGWYGGVYVGALYSMAFVSDDVEVVVSEALKTIPAQSDFYRCMKDVIGWYRQYPDDWKQTWFECQKKWTSEVGCPDGVFAPFDIDAKINSAYVIMGLLYGRKDFFTTVDIAARCGQDSDCNAATAAGILGTMIGYANIPENWKESLYEIEDIPFAYTDVSLNKLSELGLKHALQVIEKEGGKVEESQVTIKIQKPVAVKYEKAFEGHYPVDKMVVNTVLQDKTEWMFDGIGFVLKGYVKCADEDYVAQVEMHIDGNLIETANLPVAKASSIDDRRVDLFHRYQLQNTTHKVGFKWLNPRKDAQVYLGEAVIYSDKQNFNH; encoded by the coding sequence ATGAAGAATATAACCTTTATCGTTTATATTTTTGTAGTTGTTGTACTGTGTGCAGGATGCGGTTCTGCACCGTCTCAAACAGCAGTTCCGTCTGAGGTGACGATGACGAAAGAAGTGCTGGCCGACAAAATAAAAGGCGGCTGGGCAGCCAAGACCATTGGCTGTACCTATGGCGGACCTGTGGAATTCCTGCACAACGGTACAATGATTCAAGATTATACTCCCATAAAATGGTCCGAAGACCGGGTGAAATTTTACTTTGACACTTTTCCCGGTTTATATGATGACTTGTATGTAGATATCATTTTCGTTAATGTATTTGAACGTTTAGGCCTGGATGCTCCGGCCGATTCATTCGCAATAAGTTTTGCCAATGCAGGATTTCCGTTGTGGCACGCCAATCAGGTTGCCAAGTACAATATAAAGCAAGGCATCATGCCGCCCATGTCCGGCCATTGGCTGAATAATCCTCATGCTGACGACATCGACTATCAGATTGAAGCGGACTTTGCAGGCCTGATGACGCCGGGTATGCCTAATACGGCTTCTGAAATATCCGATAGGGTAGGACACATCTTCACTTATGGCGATGGCTGGTATGGTGGTGTATATGTCGGTGCTCTGTACTCAATGGCTTTCGTTTCCGATGACGTGGAAGTGGTGGTTTCGGAGGCGTTGAAGACTATTCCCGCGCAGAGTGATTTCTATCGTTGCATGAAAGACGTGATAGGTTGGTACAGACAATATCCGGACGACTGGAAACAAACTTGGTTTGAATGTCAGAAGAAGTGGACGTCGGAAGTGGGCTGTCCGGATGGTGTGTTCGCGCCATTTGATATTGATGCGAAAATAAACAGCGCTTATGTGATAATGGGATTGCTGTATGGCCGGAAGGACTTTTTTACCACGGTTGATATAGCTGCCCGTTGCGGACAGGATTCCGACTGTAATGCAGCTACTGCCGCAGGCATTTTAGGTACGATGATAGGGTATGCCAATATTCCGGAAAACTGGAAGGAAAGTCTTTATGAAATTGAGGACATACCTTTTGCATATACCGATGTGTCTTTGAATAAGTTGTCGGAACTGGGCTTGAAGCATGCTCTGCAAGTGATCGAAAAAGAAGGTGGTAAAGTAGAGGAATCCCAGGTAACCATTAAAATCCAAAAGCCCGTTGCCGTGAAATATGAAAAAGCGTTCGAGGGACATTATCCCGTAGATAAGATGGTGGTCAACACGGTTTTGCAAGATAAGACGGAATGGATGTTCGACGGTATAGGCTTCGTGTTGAAAGGATATGTGAAATGTGCGGATGAGGACTATGTGGCACAGGTTGAAATGCATATTGACGGCAATCTGATTGAAACCGCCAACCTGCCGGTTGCTAAAGCATCCTCCATTGACGACAGGAGAGTGGATCTTTTCCACAGATATCAGTTGCAGAACACTACCCATAAGGTGGGCTTTAAATGGCTGAATCCCCGTAAGGATGCACAAGTCTATTTGGGCGAGGCAGTGATTTATTCGGATAAACAAAACTTTAATCATTAA
- a CDS encoding DUF4434 domain-containing protein, which translates to MKKYLLIIFSCLLCFSCLAQTSGLKFHDGKFKIVQFTDLHWVESDSYKLKNDSTYNLMREIIRTERPDLVILTGDVVVSWNALRGWKRLAGLFAEEKMPFAVTFGNHDEETDMNNAQILEYLRTVPYNLTYDAEKLSGSGNCALPVLSSDGKSEKWALYLMDSHNLTQDRSFGYYDWIKHDQIDWYRKTSDQFTARNKRTLPSLAFFHIPLPEHETARWVCREFGEKQEGVCASNINSGLLSSFIEKKDVIGVFVGHDHNNDYMVDWNGNIALAYGRKTGYPSAYNEALSRGARVINLHEEEASFDSYIIDLDGTYFHYTFEQKNQGTGIPRFSGSFIQEFLVANWEDARWDQEMEMFKEAGMKYLIYAPALLTDEKGKTTTNYPSSLTKKKQQNKTLEKCLRSAQKNGIKIFIGLNFNDRWWKVDYDADWLVGQMEIGNKVADELVALYKGKYPDAMYGWYWVWEVDNLNCMTAERQAILAKALNTNLDHLSEVTPGMPFMLSPFMNHKVGGNAEEYGKMWENVFAQTHFRFGDIFSPQDCVGAGGLNLDNLSDWFSKLKQAVNTKPGLKFWGNVETFDQQFWVSAPLTRVKKQLDIVNGYVSNLICFAYSHYNSPFVVSNEYHQAYLQYCKEGKLPKVNVPQDVKNVLMLKASKGMEISWIPGSLEHVAGFNIYSNGTLLKKLQVHGNDFPTSFTDKEGNEDNVYEVSTYNVLDEESAKQKAINKK; encoded by the coding sequence ATGAAAAAATATTTATTAATCATATTTAGTTGCCTGCTGTGCTTTTCCTGTTTGGCTCAGACTTCCGGTTTGAAGTTCCATGACGGAAAGTTCAAGATTGTGCAGTTCACAGACCTGCACTGGGTAGAAAGCGATTCTTATAAACTGAAGAATGACAGTACTTACAATCTGATGCGTGAGATTATCCGCACGGAGCGTCCTGACCTTGTGATTCTGACGGGTGATGTGGTTGTCTCCTGGAATGCCCTTCGGGGTTGGAAAAGATTGGCCGGCCTGTTTGCAGAAGAAAAGATGCCGTTTGCCGTAACTTTCGGAAACCACGATGAAGAGACAGATATGAACAATGCTCAAATACTTGAGTATCTGCGTACAGTTCCCTATAATCTGACATATGATGCGGAAAAGCTTTCCGGTTCCGGCAACTGTGCGCTTCCGGTTCTTTCATCCGACGGGAAATCGGAGAAGTGGGCCTTGTATCTGATGGATTCCCATAATCTTACCCAGGACCGCTCTTTCGGATATTACGACTGGATTAAACACGACCAGATTGACTGGTATCGTAAGACGAGCGATCAGTTTACGGCACGCAACAAACGTACTCTGCCATCACTGGCATTCTTCCATATTCCTCTGCCCGAACATGAAACAGCAAGGTGGGTATGCCGTGAATTCGGTGAAAAGCAAGAAGGAGTTTGTGCCTCCAACATCAATTCGGGATTGCTTTCCTCCTTTATCGAGAAGAAAGACGTGATAGGTGTGTTTGTGGGGCATGACCATAACAATGACTATATGGTGGACTGGAACGGTAATATCGCTTTGGCTTACGGACGCAAGACGGGATATCCCTCTGCCTATAACGAGGCTTTGAGCCGGGGTGCCCGCGTCATCAACCTGCATGAAGAGGAGGCCAGCTTTGATTCGTATATCATAGATCTGGATGGGACTTACTTTCACTATACGTTCGAACAGAAAAATCAGGGTACCGGTATTCCCCGTTTCAGTGGCTCTTTTATACAAGAATTTTTGGTAGCCAACTGGGAGGATGCACGCTGGGACCAGGAGATGGAAATGTTTAAGGAAGCCGGTATGAAGTATTTAATCTATGCTCCCGCACTTCTGACTGATGAAAAAGGAAAGACTACTACCAATTATCCGTCGTCGCTGACGAAGAAGAAGCAACAGAACAAGACGTTGGAGAAATGTCTGCGTAGTGCTCAGAAAAACGGAATTAAGATTTTTATCGGACTGAACTTCAACGACAGATGGTGGAAAGTGGATTACGATGCGGACTGGCTGGTAGGCCAAATGGAGATCGGCAATAAAGTAGCGGATGAGTTGGTCGCTTTATATAAGGGCAAGTATCCTGATGCCATGTATGGTTGGTATTGGGTTTGGGAAGTGGACAATTTGAACTGCATGACGGCTGAGCGTCAGGCCATTCTGGCAAAGGCTTTGAATACGAATCTGGATCATCTCTCTGAGGTAACTCCCGGCATGCCATTCATGCTGTCCCCTTTCATGAATCATAAAGTGGGAGGAAATGCGGAAGAGTACGGAAAGATGTGGGAGAATGTCTTTGCGCAGACCCATTTCAGGTTCGGTGATATTTTTTCTCCGCAGGATTGCGTCGGGGCGGGTGGTCTGAACCTGGATAATCTGTCGGATTGGTTCTCTAAATTGAAGCAGGCGGTCAATACTAAACCGGGCTTGAAGTTCTGGGGAAATGTAGAGACGTTCGACCAACAGTTCTGGGTTAGCGCTCCGCTGACACGTGTAAAGAAACAGTTGGATATTGTGAATGGATATGTAAGCAATCTCATTTGCTTTGCTTATAGCCATTACAACAGTCCGTTTGTGGTGAGCAATGAATATCATCAAGCCTACCTGCAATATTGTAAAGAAGGGAAACTCCCTAAAGTGAATGTTCCTCAGGATGTGAAAAACGTCCTGATGCTAAAGGCATCCAAGGGGATGGAAATCAGTTGGATTCCGGGTAGCCTGGAGCATGTGGCCGGTTTCAATATTTACAGTAACGGTACATTATTAAAGAAACTTCAGGTACATGGAAATGATTTCCCGACTTCTTTCACGGACAAAGAAGGCAATGAAGATAATGTATATGAAGTATCCACCTACAATGTGCTGGATGAAGAGTCTGCCAAACAAAAAGCAATAAATAAAAAATGA
- a CDS encoding sialate O-acetylesterase produces MKRLFIIITFILAFTHVSAQNPEFALPSIISDHAVMQRNSEVKLWGWCPSVWDLKIVCSWAPADTIHAKSDMHCSWEAYIRTPESTGPHSIRFYGWENKLEREVNDILMGETWLCSGQSNMEYIMSYPVRDAGDITKALENKQVRFFKVSKATSRYPVERIQGKWEICSPETYKDFSAVAFFFGQHLNEALGVPVGLIGSYWGGTAVEPWIDEFTFNHEKELYVLSQKQQVAGWSPTANSSIYNAMIHPVKNYTIAGVIWYQGEANNERAADYGPLFDGMIRGWRNEFHCFLPFYFVQIAPWNGYAGRNAAYLREQQADVAATLHNTGMVVVGDLVNDIADIHPSLKKQVGVRLANMALRKTYHKEEIQPYSPMLKSVRTEGRKMIVTTTALGKLTCKNKTIQNFEIVDQAGEVYPADAKLLKNGEISVSSAKVKVPVAVRYCFTNDAVPDLFDSNGLPLAPFRTDRKK; encoded by the coding sequence ATGAAACGACTATTTATTATCATAACCTTCATACTGGCATTTACCCATGTTTCGGCACAGAACCCGGAATTTGCTCTTCCTTCCATCATCAGCGATCATGCGGTGATGCAACGGAACTCCGAGGTAAAACTCTGGGGATGGTGTCCGAGTGTATGGGATTTGAAGATTGTATGCAGCTGGGCTCCTGCGGATACGATTCATGCGAAATCAGATATGCACTGTTCCTGGGAAGCCTATATTCGTACTCCCGAATCGACAGGCCCCCACAGTATTCGTTTTTATGGTTGGGAAAACAAGTTGGAAAGGGAAGTGAATGACATCCTGATGGGAGAAACATGGTTGTGTTCCGGTCAGTCTAATATGGAATATATAATGAGCTATCCGGTTCGGGATGCCGGTGATATCACAAAAGCTTTGGAGAATAAGCAAGTACGTTTTTTCAAAGTATCTAAAGCAACCTCCAGATATCCGGTGGAACGCATCCAGGGGAAATGGGAAATCTGCTCTCCGGAGACATACAAAGATTTCAGCGCTGTTGCCTTCTTTTTTGGACAGCATTTGAATGAAGCGTTAGGCGTGCCTGTGGGACTGATCGGCTCTTATTGGGGTGGAACAGCCGTAGAACCCTGGATTGATGAATTTACTTTCAATCACGAAAAAGAATTGTATGTGTTGTCACAGAAGCAGCAAGTTGCCGGTTGGTCTCCTACGGCTAACTCTTCCATTTACAATGCAATGATCCATCCTGTCAAGAACTACACTATTGCGGGAGTTATCTGGTATCAGGGAGAAGCCAATAATGAGCGGGCCGCCGATTATGGTCCTCTGTTTGACGGCATGATAAGAGGCTGGAGAAATGAGTTCCATTGCTTTTTGCCTTTCTATTTTGTGCAGATTGCTCCGTGGAACGGGTATGCCGGCAGAAATGCAGCTTACCTGCGTGAGCAGCAGGCAGACGTTGCTGCAACGTTGCACAACACCGGAATGGTGGTAGTCGGTGATTTGGTGAATGATATAGCTGATATTCATCCAAGCCTGAAAAAGCAGGTGGGTGTTCGTCTGGCCAATATGGCGCTGAGGAAGACATACCACAAGGAGGAGATACAACCTTATTCCCCGATGTTAAAGTCTGTCCGTACGGAAGGACGTAAAATGATTGTTACCACTACCGCCCTTGGTAAATTGACGTGTAAAAATAAAACTATCCAAAACTTTGAGATAGTGGATCAGGCGGGAGAAGTATATCCGGCAGACGCCAAACTGCTGAAAAATGGCGAGATCAGTGTGTCCTCCGCAAAGGTAAAAGTTCCGGTTGCCGTGCGCTATTGCTTTACGAATGATGCGGTTCCTGATTTATTTGATAGTAACGGGCTGCCATTGGCACCATTTAGAACAGACAGAAAGAAATGA
- a CDS encoding DUF4434 domain-containing protein, with translation MNRRNFLTTLGLGTAGMLIPGISQAGILQEAVQNPKIKPISGSWFEFQHPGGKEGVYWDKDLRNFTAAQWREKIREIRETGMEYLVMMNVASHGFAFYDTDLAPKFKMGCEDPIETVLAAADEFGVKFFVSNDYWALDLDAVKMMTDKELGRKRAQSMEEIYARYGHHKSFYGWYFPNESWLDPYFGEYVIPYVNECAQIAKSLNANCVNIIAPYNIKAEKCDDTFIRQLEQLNVEIVAYQDGVGVGVTTFEQSARAFENLSKAHQKAGRSRLWADMELFYFEQTTHGSLISADFDKRIIHQMEAISPFVDKILVYQYLGIMNKPGSLAHAGLRDESVRLYNQYMNWYRKQNFK, from the coding sequence ATGAATCGACGAAATTTTCTAACTACTTTAGGCTTGGGAACTGCCGGCATGCTAATACCCGGTATTTCGCAGGCCGGGATTTTGCAGGAAGCTGTCCAAAATCCTAAAATTAAGCCGATATCCGGTTCCTGGTTTGAGTTTCAGCATCCGGGAGGAAAAGAAGGTGTGTATTGGGATAAGGATTTGAGAAATTTTACCGCAGCTCAGTGGCGGGAGAAAATCCGTGAAATCCGTGAAACAGGTATGGAATATCTGGTTATGATGAATGTAGCTTCCCACGGTTTCGCATTTTATGATACGGATTTGGCTCCTAAGTTCAAGATGGGATGTGAAGATCCCATTGAAACGGTTCTTGCGGCAGCTGACGAGTTTGGGGTTAAATTCTTTGTCAGCAATGACTACTGGGCGTTGGATTTGGATGCTGTAAAGATGATGACTGATAAAGAGTTAGGAAGGAAGAGAGCCCAATCTATGGAAGAGATTTATGCGAGATACGGGCATCATAAGAGTTTCTATGGCTGGTATTTTCCTAATGAATCATGGTTGGATCCCTATTTCGGTGAATATGTTATCCCGTATGTGAATGAGTGTGCGCAGATAGCCAAATCATTGAATGCCAATTGCGTCAATATCATCGCACCTTATAATATTAAGGCCGAAAAATGTGATGATACATTTATCCGGCAATTAGAACAGCTTAATGTGGAGATTGTAGCCTATCAGGATGGAGTAGGGGTGGGCGTGACTACATTCGAACAATCAGCCCGTGCTTTTGAAAATCTATCTAAGGCGCATCAGAAGGCCGGTCGTTCAAGACTATGGGCGGACATGGAACTTTTCTACTTTGAACAGACCACTCATGGCAGCCTGATTTCAGCCGACTTTGACAAAAGGATTATCCATCAGATGGAGGCCATATCTCCGTTCGTAGATAAGATTCTGGTATACCAATATCTTGGTATTATGAACAAGCCCGGTTCATTGGCTCATGCCGGGTTGCGCGATGAATCAGTCAGACTGTATAATCAGTATATGAACTGGTATAGAAAGCAGAACTTTAAATAA
- a CDS encoding AGE family epimerase/isomerase: MDLKKLATLYKDELMDNVLPFWLKHSQDHEFGGYFTCLDRQGNVFDTDKFIWLQGREVWLFSMLYNKVEKRREWLDCAIQGGEFLKKYGHDGNYNWYFSLDRMGRPLVDPYNIFSYTFATMAFGQLSLATGNQEYADIAKKTFEIILSKVDNPKGKWNKLHSGTRDLKNFALPMIMCNLALEIEHLLDKDYLKKTMEVCIREVMEVFYRPELGGIIVENVQSNGELSDSFEGRQVTPGHDIEAMWFIMDLGKRLNRPELIEKAKNVTLTMLDYGWDKEYGGIYYFMDRKGCPPQQLEWDQKLWWVHIETLISLLKGYQLTGDKKCLEWFEKVHDYTWGHFKDSEYPEWFGYLNRRGEVLLPLKGGKWKGCFHVPRGLYQCWTVLEEIIKSE; this comes from the coding sequence ATGGATTTAAAAAAATTGGCTACTCTTTATAAGGACGAACTGATGGATAACGTTCTTCCTTTCTGGCTAAAACATTCTCAGGATCACGAGTTCGGCGGATATTTCACCTGTCTGGACCGTCAAGGTAATGTTTTCGATACAGATAAGTTTATTTGGCTGCAAGGCCGTGAGGTATGGTTGTTTTCAATGCTCTACAATAAGGTAGAGAAGCGCCGGGAATGGTTGGATTGCGCCATTCAAGGCGGAGAGTTCCTGAAAAAGTACGGTCATGATGGAAATTACAATTGGTATTTCTCTCTTGACCGTATGGGACGCCCCCTGGTTGATCCTTACAATATTTTCTCCTACACTTTCGCAACCATGGCTTTTGGGCAACTTAGCCTTGCCACCGGAAATCAGGAGTATGCGGATATTGCTAAAAAAACGTTCGAAATCATTCTGTCCAAAGTAGACAATCCGAAAGGCAAGTGGAATAAACTTCATTCCGGCACGCGTGATTTGAAGAATTTTGCTCTTCCTATGATCATGTGTAACCTGGCTTTGGAAATAGAACATTTGCTTGATAAGGATTACCTGAAGAAAACGATGGAAGTATGTATCCGCGAGGTGATGGAAGTATTTTACCGTCCGGAGCTGGGAGGCATTATTGTAGAGAATGTGCAGAGCAATGGCGAACTTTCCGATTCTTTCGAAGGCCGGCAGGTGACTCCGGGACATGATATTGAAGCTATGTGGTTCATTATGGATTTAGGAAAGCGCCTGAACCGTCCCGAACTGATAGAAAAAGCTAAAAATGTGACTTTAACCATGCTCGATTATGGCTGGGATAAAGAATATGGAGGTATTTACTACTTCATGGATCGCAAAGGATGTCCTCCCCAGCAATTGGAATGGGATCAGAAACTTTGGTGGGTACACATCGAAACGCTCATTTCCCTGTTGAAAGGATATCAGCTTACGGGTGATAAAAAGTGCCTGGAATGGTTCGAAAAAGTTCATGACTATACATGGGGGCATTTCAAAGATTCGGAATATCCAGAGTGGTTTGGCTACTTGAACAGGAGGGGGGAGGTGTTGCTGCCGCTGAAAGGTGGGAAATGGAAAGGCTGTTTCCACGTACCCAGAGGTCTCTACCAATGTTGGACAGTTCTGGAAGAGATAATAAAATCAGAATAA
- a CDS encoding sugar porter family MFS transporter, whose translation MKSTINIGYLVFLSVVAALGGFLFGYDTAVISGTIAQVTELFGLDALQQGWYVGCALIGSIVGVLFAGVLSDKFGRKLTMVISAVLFSTSAIGCALCADFNQLVIYRIIGGIGIGVVSIISPLYISEVSVAQYRGRLVSLYQLAVTVGFLGAYLVNYQLLAYAEAHTNPGTGWFDLIFVAEVWRGMLGMETLPAVLFFIIIFFIPESPRWLILKGQDVKATNILKKIYVSAKEATFQVNETKSVLTFESKSEWSLLLQPGILKAVIIGVCIAILGQFMGVNAVLYYGPSIFENAGLSGGDSLYYQVLVGLVNTLTTVLALIIIDKVGRKKLVYYGVSGMIVTLLLIGIYFLFGESLGISSIFLLIFFLSYVFCCAISICAVVFVFLSEMYPTKVRGLAMSIAGFSLWIGTYLIGQLTPWMLQNLTPAGTFFLFAVMCVPYILIVWKLVPETTGKSLEEIERYWTSSK comes from the coding sequence ATGAAATCTACAATTAATATAGGATATCTTGTCTTCCTGTCAGTGGTTGCTGCCTTGGGCGGTTTCCTGTTCGGATATGATACCGCCGTTATTTCCGGAACCATCGCACAGGTAACGGAACTGTTCGGGCTTGATGCCTTGCAACAAGGATGGTATGTGGGATGTGCCTTGATAGGCTCTATTGTCGGTGTACTTTTTGCCGGAGTTTTGAGTGATAAGTTCGGTCGTAAGCTTACTATGGTTATTTCAGCGGTTTTATTTTCCACATCGGCTATCGGATGTGCCTTGTGTGCTGACTTTAATCAATTGGTGATTTACCGCATAATCGGTGGTATCGGCATTGGAGTCGTTTCTATTATTTCTCCGCTATATATATCGGAGGTTTCCGTTGCTCAGTATAGAGGGCGTCTGGTTTCTTTGTATCAGTTGGCTGTGACAGTTGGCTTTTTGGGTGCTTATCTTGTAAACTATCAGTTGCTTGCCTATGCGGAAGCCCATACTAATCCGGGGACCGGTTGGTTCGATTTGATTTTTGTTGCCGAAGTGTGGCGGGGAATGTTGGGAATGGAGACTCTTCCGGCTGTATTATTCTTTATTATAATTTTCTTTATACCTGAGAGTCCGCGTTGGCTGATACTGAAGGGACAGGATGTGAAGGCAACGAATATTCTGAAGAAAATCTACGTTTCTGCCAAGGAAGCTACGTTCCAGGTAAATGAAACGAAATCAGTATTAACTTTCGAGTCAAAATCCGAATGGTCCCTCCTGTTACAACCCGGAATTCTGAAGGCTGTCATTATTGGGGTGTGTATTGCAATATTGGGACAGTTTATGGGAGTAAATGCGGTTCTTTATTACGGCCCGTCTATTTTTGAAAATGCGGGTTTGTCGGGTGGAGATTCTCTTTACTACCAGGTTCTGGTAGGATTGGTAAATACTCTGACTACGGTGCTGGCACTGATTATCATTGATAAAGTTGGGCGTAAGAAACTGGTTTATTATGGAGTTTCCGGTATGATTGTTACTTTGTTGCTTATCGGTATCTATTTCCTGTTTGGAGAGTCTTTAGGCATTTCAAGTATATTCCTGCTTATATTCTTTTTATCTTATGTATTCTGCTGTGCTATTTCTATCTGCGCAGTGGTGTTTGTGTTCCTTTCTGAAATGTATCCTACCAAAGTTCGTGGATTGGCTATGTCCATTGCCGGATTTTCTTTATGGATCGGAACGTATCTTATCGGGCAGCTGACCCCCTGGATGCTCCAAAATCTTACCCCCGCCGGAACATTCTTTTTGTTTGCCGTTATGTGCGTCCCCTATATACTAATTGTTTGGAAACTTGTTCCCGAAACGACTGGAAAGTCATTGGAGGAAATTGAACGTTACTGGACCAGTTCTAAATAG